A genomic region of bacterium contains the following coding sequences:
- a CDS encoding TatD family hydrolase, protein MKLFDSHCHLTDGQFSMDLAVVLKRAHNAGVRWLMTASQNVPDSRQAVALSRNRDGVYCAVGVHPHEADHFRSMDVQALKDMCIDAKVKAIGEIGLDFFRSISSKGNQETAFHAQIELAKMLDMPMIVHVRDAAGRARSIIDEHQYYCGVLHCFSADKKLADWTIEKGLFVSFSGNITYGEERLADIARAIPRDRIMVETDAPFLAPVPERGQRNEPALLRLTLEKLAQALDMSSVEAADLTRENAIRCFRI, encoded by the coding sequence TTGAAACTCTTCGATTCACATTGTCATCTGACCGACGGTCAGTTCTCGATGGACCTTGCCGTCGTGCTCAAACGGGCGCACAACGCCGGTGTGCGTTGGCTGATGACCGCGAGTCAGAACGTACCAGACAGCCGGCAGGCCGTCGCCCTCAGCCGGAACCGGGATGGTGTCTACTGCGCGGTGGGCGTCCATCCGCACGAGGCCGACCATTTTCGAAGCATGGACGTGCAGGCGCTCAAAGACATGTGCATCGACGCCAAGGTGAAGGCAATCGGCGAGATCGGGCTGGATTTCTTCCGGTCCATTTCGTCCAAGGGTAATCAGGAGACCGCGTTCCATGCCCAGATTGAACTCGCCAAGATGCTAGACATGCCGATGATTGTCCACGTGCGGGACGCGGCCGGACGCGCCCGCAGCATCATCGATGAGCACCAGTACTATTGCGGCGTCCTTCACTGTTTCTCCGCCGACAAGAAGCTCGCCGATTGGACGATCGAGAAAGGCCTCTTCGTCTCTTTTTCCGGCAACATCACCTACGGTGAGGAACGGCTGGCGGACATCGCGCGCGCGATTCCGCGTGACCGCATAATGGTCGAGACCGATGCGCCGTTTCTCGCGCCGGTGCCGGAACGCGGGCAGCGGAACGAACCTGCCCTGCTTCGGTTGACGCTGGAAAAGCTGGCACAGGCCCTCGACATGTCGTCGGTTGAGGCCGCGGACCTGACACGCGAGAACGCTATCCGCTGCTTCAGAATATGA